The following DNA comes from Legionella sp. PATHC032.
TCATAATCTCATCCGCAATTAAATAAATGCCTTTTTCTTTCGCCCATAAAGAGATTTTTGCAAGGAAATCCGCACTGTAACACAGCATTCCTCCGGCACCCTGAATGATAGGCTCCAAAAGTACGGCACAAACTCTCTCGCAAATTTTATTTAATTGTTGTACTACCTTATTCCAATAAGTATCACAGTTCTTCCATAATGGATCTTTAGTACCTGAGACATAGGGAATATCATCAATAAAGTGGCATTGTACACCAAATGAGGCGTAAGGAGCTTTATAGAGTCCCAAGTCACTGACACTCATGGTTCCAATAGTTTCACCATGGTATCCATTTTTTAAGGCAATAAATTGATTTTTATTTTTATTCCCCTTTATTTGTGAAGCATGAATGGCTAATTTCATGGCAATTTCGACAGCGCTAGAACCATCACTGGCAAAAAATACATGCTGTTTCCCAGTAATTTCACTTAATTTTTCAGCTAATTCCACTGCAGCTGGATGAGTTGTATTGGCACTAATCACATGCTCAAAATAATCCAGTTGGTTCTTGATAGCAGCTATCACAGCCGGATGACCATGCCCTAAAGATTTGCACCACCAACTGGAAATAGCATCGATCAAGGGACCTTTATTGGTATAGAGATAGCTACCTTGTGCTTTATTGACAATGATAGGTGGGCACGTTTCGAAATCTTTCATCTGTGAACAAGGATGCCAAATGTGTTTTAAGTCTTTTGCAATAAGTTGATCTATGTTTACCATTTTAAAAATTTTGGTTGACAAGTGTAGGCGCGACTTTATCATGTTCACTATTCTGAATTAAAGGGGGTAGTCGTGTCTGAAGAAAAGAAAAAATGGTCAATTTCTGATATTGAAGCCATTTACCAACAACCATTTAATGATTTACTTTATCAAGCACATAGCATTCATAGGACATTTCATGATCCTAATTCCTTACAATTTGCGACTTTGTTAAGCATTAAAACAGGTGCATGCCCAGAAGATTGTGGCTATTGCTCTCAAAGTGGTCACTATAAGACGCATGTAGAAAAAGAAAAATTGATGTCAGTTAAAGAGGTATTGCAATGTGCGAAAGAGGCAAAAGAGGGTGGTGCCAAACGTTTTTGTATGGGGGCTGCGTGGCGTTGCCCACCTGATAAGGCAATGTCGCAACTAAAAGAAATGATTGAAGGGGTAAAGTCTTTAGGGCTTGAGACTTGTATGACTTTAGGGATGCTTACCAAGGATCAGGCCTCTCATTTGAAGGATGCTGGATTGGATTATTATAACCATAATATTGATACTTCCCCATCCTATTACGATAAGGTAGTAACTACTCGAAAATTCAGTGATCGATTGGATACTTTAAATAACGTTCGTTCAGCAGGAATTAATGTATGTTGTGGTGGTATTTTAGGCTTGGGGGAAACCAGGGAAGATCGAATCGAATTTTTACTGACATTAGCCAATATGGAAACCCCTCCGGAAAGTGTGCCAATTAATCGCTTAATTCCAGTGGAAGGAACACCTTTAGCTCAAGCTGAGCGAGTAGAAGGGATTGAATTGGTAAGAACTATTGCTACAGCAAGAATTTTAATGCCTAAAAGTGCTATCAGACTGACAGCTGGTCGGACAGAAATGAGTGATGAATTACAAGCCCTTTGCTATTTTGCTGGAGCCAATTCAGTGTTTATTGGAGATAAATTATTGACCGAAGATAATCCTCAGCGCGCCAAAGACAAAGTTCTTTTTAACAAACTGGGTTTGACTGAGATGGCATAAATGGCTCTTAATATAAAAATTAAAGAGTATACAGCGCAGCTGCAAGAACAAGGATTATTGCGTACAAGACAAATTTTAGAAACGAACAAGACAGATTATATTCGGTTCGATTCGAATGATTATTTGTCGCTAATGGAGGATAGGCGTATTGCAAAAGCCTATCAAAAAGGGTATGAATTGTATCCTTGCGGAAGTGGTGCTTCTATGGTTTTAAGCGGATACCATAACGGTCACCAAGCTCTTGAGAGGACCTTTGCCGAAATACTGGGAGTTGATGATTGTCTTTTATTCTCCTCTGGTTATTGTGCAAATTTGGCCATTACGGCTTTACTTGGACGTTTGAGAGCACATTGTTTTATAGATAAAAGTGTTCATGCCTCTATTTATGATGGATTAGCTTTGTCCCGAGTAACTTACTCACGATACATACATAATGATATGAAGGCTTTGTCTACCTTGTTGAAATCTCATTTGGATGACTCAGTTTTGATCACCGAAGGTATTTTTAGTATGAGTGGTCAGATAGCCCCTCTATCAACAATTAGCTCTTTATGTAAAGAGCATGATACCGCGCTCTTTGTAGATGAAGCGCATGCTTTTGGTGTGATTGGCCCACAAGGAATGGGTTCTGTACCAGGCCATGGATTGACTCAGAATGAAGTTCCATTACGAGTTATTCCTTTTGGCAAGGCATTTGCTTCCCAGGGAGCTGTGGTTGGTGGGCGGAAGGATTGGATAAATGCATTGTTGCAAACGGCGCGTTCTTTCATTTATTCAACTGCTATTAGTCCTGCTTTATGTTATGGTTTGCTCAAAACATTGGAGGTAATAGTAGCGGCAGATTCCAGAAGAATAAAACTGACACACTTAGTTGCTCAGTTTAAAGAATTAATCAAATCTTCTCCCTTAAATTGGCTAGATTCAGATACTCCAATTCAACAATTAAGGTTAGGATGCCCTCATAAGGCCTTGCATTATGCCAGTGAACTGAAAAAAGAAGGGATCTATTGCTCTGCTATCAGATCCCCAACGGTAAATAGTAGCTCTTCCGGTTTGCGGATTATTATTAATTATAAGCATACTGCTGAGCAGATCATTGAGTTATTTAATAAATTGCATTTAATACATGAATATTCATCTTGATAAATATGGGCAAGGTACGCCTTTAGTTCTATTTCATGGATGGGGATTTGATGGCCAAATCTGGCTACCGATAATTCCTTACCTTGAGCCTAAATATCAGATCATTTTAGTCGATTTGCCTGGTTTTGGATTGACCCCAATGATGGAATGGAAGAGTTTTAAAAAGAATTTGCTTGATCAATTACCCGAGAAATTTGCATTGGCAGGATGGTCAATGGGCGGACTTTACGCGACACGTTTAGCAATTGAAGATCCTTCCAGAGTACAGTATTTGATAAATATAACTTCTTCACCACGTTTTATCTCCGATGTTGATTGGCCGGGAGTGGCTGAGGAGGTATTTGTCAATTTTTATAACAATTTATCGAAAGATATTAATAAGACATTAAAAGAATTCATATCCTTGCAACTCAATAAGATGAAATTTGATTTTAAAATGGGTAATCCCCCATCTCCTGAAGGTTTGGCGTTTGGTCTTGAAATTTTGGGTACCTGGGATTTTAGACAACAGTTGAAACAAATATCTATACCTACTGTTTACTTATTTGGTCGACTTGATCCGATTACTCCTGTTAAAACAATGACAATTATGGAGAAAAATTACCCGAATTTTAAGTACATCCTCTTCAATAGAGCAGCTCACATGCCTTTTCTGTCCCATACCGATTTAT
Coding sequences within:
- the bioA gene encoding adenosylmethionine--8-amino-7-oxononanoate transaminase — encoded protein: MVNIDQLIAKDLKHIWHPCSQMKDFETCPPIIVNKAQGSYLYTNKGPLIDAISSWWCKSLGHGHPAVIAAIKNQLDYFEHVISANTTHPAAVELAEKLSEITGKQHVFFASDGSSAVEIAMKLAIHASQIKGNKNKNQFIALKNGYHGETIGTMSVSDLGLYKAPYASFGVQCHFIDDIPYVSGTKDPLWKNCDTYWNKVVQQLNKICERVCAVLLEPIIQGAGGMLCYSADFLAKISLWAKEKGIYLIADEIMTGIGRTGKWLACDHAHIKPDLICLSKGLTSGSIPFSCVMIDSSLFDLFYDDYHAGKSFLHSHTYSGNPLAISAALATIKTIDQDNLLMHSQELGEIMFSYLQDIAKDSRKLVNVRGVGAVVAADLIEIESNQTRIGFKIYQEAIKQGALLRPIGNTLYWLPPLNTDKKIIGKLAEITLNSIEEAYNKAQGYE
- the bioB gene encoding biotin synthase BioB; translation: MSEEKKKWSISDIEAIYQQPFNDLLYQAHSIHRTFHDPNSLQFATLLSIKTGACPEDCGYCSQSGHYKTHVEKEKLMSVKEVLQCAKEAKEGGAKRFCMGAAWRCPPDKAMSQLKEMIEGVKSLGLETCMTLGMLTKDQASHLKDAGLDYYNHNIDTSPSYYDKVVTTRKFSDRLDTLNNVRSAGINVCCGGILGLGETREDRIEFLLTLANMETPPESVPINRLIPVEGTPLAQAERVEGIELVRTIATARILMPKSAIRLTAGRTEMSDELQALCYFAGANSVFIGDKLLTEDNPQRAKDKVLFNKLGLTEMA
- a CDS encoding aminotransferase class I/II-fold pyridoxal phosphate-dependent enzyme, giving the protein MALNIKIKEYTAQLQEQGLLRTRQILETNKTDYIRFDSNDYLSLMEDRRIAKAYQKGYELYPCGSGASMVLSGYHNGHQALERTFAEILGVDDCLLFSSGYCANLAITALLGRLRAHCFIDKSVHASIYDGLALSRVTYSRYIHNDMKALSTLLKSHLDDSVLITEGIFSMSGQIAPLSTISSLCKEHDTALFVDEAHAFGVIGPQGMGSVPGHGLTQNEVPLRVIPFGKAFASQGAVVGGRKDWINALLQTARSFIYSTAISPALCYGLLKTLEVIVAADSRRIKLTHLVAQFKELIKSSPLNWLDSDTPIQQLRLGCPHKALHYASELKKEGIYCSAIRSPTVNSSSSGLRIIINYKHTAEQIIELFNKLHLIHEYSS
- a CDS encoding alpha/beta fold hydrolase, with the protein product MNIHLDKYGQGTPLVLFHGWGFDGQIWLPIIPYLEPKYQIILVDLPGFGLTPMMEWKSFKKNLLDQLPEKFALAGWSMGGLYATRLAIEDPSRVQYLINITSSPRFISDVDWPGVAEEVFVNFYNNLSKDINKTLKEFISLQLNKMKFDFKMGNPPSPEGLAFGLEILGTWDFRQQLKQISIPTVYLFGRLDPITPVKTMTIMEKNYPNFKYILFNRAAHMPFLSHTDLFIKMMDEFIK